The genomic window TGTTTTGTTCATCTTTTGTTGCGAATAATATTATGCCACTGATTCATGTCATATTATGTGACAAATGTGAATAAAAGTGTGAGATTATTGTGAGTTTTTGGTGATTATTTACTCAAAGCTTCCACTCCTATTATTGTGTTCATCTCTTGTTGggatttttactttttgtattgcttttatgtttatgttataAATGTGAATAAAGGTGAGATTTGTCTGagtatttatgattattttttaagctTCCTCTGCTATTGTTGTGTTCATCATTTGTCGGGAATATTATAAGCCAAATTTAAATAAAGGTGAGGTAATTCTTCTGATACTTAATGATTGATTAAAGCTTGATTGAATTATTTTGTTCATCTTTTATTGGGAGTGTTTCTTTATGTGTTGCTTTTATGCCGTTGATGTTAGATGTGCCAAATGTGAATAAAGTTAAGACTATCTGAGTTTTTGAAGATCTTTGGTTGAAGCTTCATCCTATTAATTTGTTCATCTTTTATCGGGAATGTTTTAGTGTTGCATTTAGTTACTTGATTTTGACCTTTCTTGTTATATTATAATCTAATGTGAGTAAAGATGAGATTTTTCAGAGtaaatctttatgtttttttttcaatgttgtgTGTGTTGCATTTATTTCCTTGATTTTTGTTCTTCACGTTTGTACTATTTTCTAATGCAGATTAGTGAGAGTTTTCAGTGCTGTTTCTATTAATGCCATGACATTCAAActtatagtttcttttcttgtgttttttttttgggggggggAATTATATCTATTGTGTTCCAATGCCAGATTTTGATTTCAGTAACTGTCATCTATTTTGTGGATGATGATTGCATATTCTGCAGATATTCATAGTCTTCAAGTCATTTTTCTGTTCTTTTTGTCGAAATTCACCACGAAGATTTGAGTCTAAAAAATCCGAGTACCTTTTTACATCACTATCGCGAGCGAATTTTGTTATTTGATCTTTGTCTGAACAATTCGAGGCGCCATAAGAACAGTTTTTTCGATGCATATGTTTTTCGTCGTACTCCCACTAAATCCATACTCTTGAACATATTGATTTTGATAGCTTTACCACTTTCATAAATTTCAATAGTTTCATACTCATGCAAACTTTATGTAGGATTTCCATATGGACAACTTAATCTAGTATTGACTAATCATGTGTTTGTATTTACAATTTGCTCAAGAATTACTTGTATTCATTATTAATCAACTCTTCTGCATTTCTCATGTTGTTTTCAGCAAAAGGCTCATGTTCCAAAGTTTGGTAATTGGGAAAGCGATAACGTTCCATACACAACATACTTcgaaaatgcaagaaaagacaAAGGTGCCGGAGGAAAGATGATCAATCCAAATGATCCTGAACAAAATCCAGACGCATTTGTATCCGGCATTTTCCCTCAAGCCTACAAATTCACAAGGCCACAACAAGATGACGATGAGTCCTATGATTTCGGCCATGGTCATTTTGCTAATGTCTCTCAGAGTAAAACCATGCATTCAGTAAAATCGCCGCAGAAAGAAAATTGTTTCAGAGATGATTCTGCATTCCAAGGATTCATGAAAGTTCCGTCCCCCCAAAACTTTACACATCAAAGAGGTGACTTCGATCCAAAAACTAGTAAAGCTCATAAAAGTGGCAAACCAGATTCCACTGAGAAATACAGCTCTGATGTCGCACTTCTGTCATATCAAAATCGCCGTAGCCCTGCTCATTACTCTCCTGAACGCAGTTATATGCTATCACCGCCACGACAAACTACATTGAAATCTGAAAACTATCTTCATAATTCTAACGTAtggtgaagtttttttttatatatgattgatGAGGTCTGATTGTTTGTTTGGTATTGCGAGTTTTGTAGCCACAACAGCATCAGAGAGGAGTGTCGGTGCCGAAATTTGGTGCATGGGATGAAAATGATCTAAAATCAGGTGAAGGTTTCACTATCATTTTTAGCAAAGTTAAAGAGGAGAAGCAGATGACTGCTGCAAGATTACCGGCAACTCCAACAGAGCCAAAATTTATTCCTGCAACACAACAAGAACACCGTAATTCTTCCTTTCTATCAAAGGTGTGTGTGACATTTGACAGTAAAATTCTTGGCAAAAGAATGACTGGACAAAGACTTAAATTGTTCTTTAATTTTGCAGATATGTTGCTGCTTTCAAGCTTAAAGTTATTGAATTTCATCTGTCTCGTTGTGCAATGTTCGATCTTGTCGAGTTGCTGATCTGCTTTGATGTCTTCTAAATGAGAAGAAAAGTAGAACTAATTTGGCATATGTTTTATAAACAAGTTATTGTGATTATGGAGAATGTGTTGTTGTTATGTGAAGGAATGCATGTTGATATGTTTTCAAAAACAATGTGTTTGTTGTATTCCTTTGCACATACTGAAGTAAAAAAAGAGAACATCTTTATATCATAAACATTTGGTTTATGAATTTGGATTCAGTTTGGACATATTGAAGGTCTCATTTTCAGTACATATGTCAACAGTATTCAGCTCCAAACTAAATAACAAGTAATTGCTGAACATTATTTTTCTCtgtgaaaatttaaattacagTGACCTTGCCACAAGGTCCAAATAACAGATACAAATGTAGCAATGtgatatttagttttaaaaagcCAATCAAGCCTGGGTTCATAACCCAACCGTATTAGCGCCTTTGTCAAAGGCGTGGTGTAGAACATTTAAGTGTCCCGAGTTCAAGTCATGTTAGACTACCCATGGTGTTAATAGGTCCCTGGTGTGGATAAGGGTTTGCAATCCAAACTCCACGTCACCTAGTGAGGGCACAAAAATTAGATGACTAATTCTCGATATGCGCACGTGCCCTTAATTAAGGGCGGGTGTCGTAtttgtcaaaaagaaaaaaaatcaatcaacaacaaaaaattgtaAGAATAAGAAATACTTGAAACTAATCTAAAGAAAAACCTCTGATTGTAGGAAgtattagaaattaaatttacatAATGGTAAAATTATCTAAATCCAACTCCATAGTAACAAAGAaggtttgaaaataaatggGAATATCAAACATATATGAATTAAGTTCAGTTAAACAGAATTAACAGAATTAAGCCAAAGAAGAACAGTTCTTGCAGGACTTGGTCTCATAAATGTCCAAACAACCATAAATTTGAACCCAAAAACTTATCAATCTGATTTAATAATTGCAAAACAATATTAGgcataaaagaaatttttagcTAAATGGAAATTGAGAAAACCCAATCCTTAACTCAATTTTATAAAGCATAGATGTCTTTTCTATTGCCATCTAATAAAGCAGATGATAAAGACAACAAGGAACTATTGAGAATAATTAActtttcaaaagaaaaggttTAAAATGCGCCTAACCACAAGGGAGAAATACAAACCCAAGGATaagtgaaaggaaaaaaaacctgCTGAATTTCCAAAATATTCTTACTATaggaagaaaatatttattacaccAAGAAAGAAAATAGACATTGAACTAATAATTAgggtaaatataaatattagcCAGAGTAACTAATAGTTCTCAAAAAgccttttgattttattgtacTAATCTCACCGCGAAAagtgttttataaaaattttcattgcccaaaattcaaaaatgcCAAGTAGtagtgtcaaaaaaaaaattcttcgcTGTGGGACTAGGCTTGCATCCCTGTCGTTGCGTTTGCTGAGTGTGTGCATATGAGCCAAACGATCAATTGTTAGTGATGTGTACactttattataaaacaaaagtaactaatagtataaatttgttaatttaaaaaatatgaatttaaatatataaacttgGATGTCTTGTCCTATGAGactaaattttttatgttgaatacaatgtaaataatatatttgatttatatttaaaatagcaTGGTATGTTGGTTTATTATTCTATGTTTGGTTTATTTGGAACATTGCTAGTTAATATAAATTGCAGAATAGTTGTCTTATTTTGCATTCAAACTTGATGTGATCCCATGGATGAGAATCAAATTAACAATGTGGTTGGCAATTAATGAGgatagagaaagaagaagaaacaatgtAGGCCTTGATACAAGAAATCCAAATGTCAGAGCAATTCATTGCAGAGATAATGGTAAGAATTACATTCCATTGAGATGTCATAAGCTTTTTCCATAATAACTTTTAACAGATGTAATATTTGATTTAAGTGTGTAATTCAATCTATTAGCAAGAAGCTTaactaaaattatataacaaacaTTACACAATAAGAATTGATGGAAGTTTGAAACCTTTTTAAAATGAATGCTATTCTTTTTTAggtattaaaatcaaataacgaG from Dioscorea cayenensis subsp. rotundata cultivar TDr96_F1 chromosome 9, TDr96_F1_v2_PseudoChromosome.rev07_lg8_w22 25.fasta, whole genome shotgun sequence includes these protein-coding regions:
- the LOC120269444 gene encoding NOI-like protein; translated protein: MAQKAHVPKFGNWESDNVPYTTYFENARKDKGAGGKMINPNDPEQNPDAFVSGIFPQAYKFTRPQQDDDESYDFGHGHFANVSQSKTMHSVKSPQKENCFRDDSAFQGFMKVPSPQNFTHQRGDFDPKTSKAHKSGKPDSTEKYSSDVALLSYQNRRSPAHYSPERSYMLSPPRQTTLKSENYLHNSNPQQHQRGVSVPKFGAWDENDLKSGEGFTIIFSKVKEEKQMTAARLPATPTEPKFIPATQQEHRNSSFLSKICCCFQA